A window of Zingiber officinale cultivar Zhangliang chromosome 5A, Zo_v1.1, whole genome shotgun sequence contains these coding sequences:
- the LOC121980432 gene encoding uncharacterized protein LOC121980432 isoform X1 yields the protein MVSREHKRVALHEKLQLLRAVTHSHALNKTSILQDASKYIEELKKKVDMLNQEIECTQSSIRDKALPDVTVETLQRGFLINVSSMMSYPGLLVSILEAFDQLGLSVVQARAACTDTFHLEVVGGDIRVETMDAHVVKQAVLHAIKVCSGSIED from the exons atGGTCTCTCGGGAGCACAAGAGAGTCGCCTTGCATGAGAAGCTGCAACTCCTCCGAGCGGTCACACACTCTCATGCA CTGAACAAGACCTCTATACTGCAGGACGCATCAAAATACATTGAAGAGCTAAAGAAGAAAGTAGATATGCTGAATCAAGAAATTGAATGCACGCAAAGCAGTATCAGAGACAAAGCATTACCTGAT GTGACTGTTGAAACCCTGCAAAGAGGATTCTTGATAAATGTCTCTTCAATGATGAGTTATCCAGGATTGCTCGTCTCCATTTTGGAAGCCTTTGATCAGCTGGGACTCAGCGTGGTGCAAGCTAGGGCAGCCTGTACTGACACTTTTCATCTAGAAGTGGTGGGAGGAGAT ATTAGAGTAGAGACTATGGATGCTCACGTGGTCAAACAAGCAGTTCTGCATGCCATCAAGGTTTGCTCTGGAAGCATTGAAGATTGA
- the LOC121980432 gene encoding uncharacterized protein LOC121980432 isoform X2: MVSREHKRVALHEKLQLLRAVTHSHADASKYIEELKKKVDMLNQEIECTQSSIRDKALPDVTVETLQRGFLINVSSMMSYPGLLVSILEAFDQLGLSVVQARAACTDTFHLEVVGGDIRVETMDAHVVKQAVLHAIKVCSGSIED; the protein is encoded by the exons atGGTCTCTCGGGAGCACAAGAGAGTCGCCTTGCATGAGAAGCTGCAACTCCTCCGAGCGGTCACACACTCTCATGCA GACGCATCAAAATACATTGAAGAGCTAAAGAAGAAAGTAGATATGCTGAATCAAGAAATTGAATGCACGCAAAGCAGTATCAGAGACAAAGCATTACCTGAT GTGACTGTTGAAACCCTGCAAAGAGGATTCTTGATAAATGTCTCTTCAATGATGAGTTATCCAGGATTGCTCGTCTCCATTTTGGAAGCCTTTGATCAGCTGGGACTCAGCGTGGTGCAAGCTAGGGCAGCCTGTACTGACACTTTTCATCTAGAAGTGGTGGGAGGAGAT ATTAGAGTAGAGACTATGGATGCTCACGTGGTCAAACAAGCAGTTCTGCATGCCATCAAGGTTTGCTCTGGAAGCATTGAAGATTGA